TGGTATGATACGAGGTGTCCAAAGCTAATTATAATCAAAAATATAGCAATTTGAAGCCTTAGTTTGTTAGACTATCAATCAGGTTTGATTTTTTATTAGTAAGTAATGAATATGAAAAACTATCTTAATGGATGGGTTAACGATAAATATTAGTAAGCGATAAAAGGGACTGGCGAAAGGAATGTGATTTATGAAGCAAAGAAATATATTCAAGTTTATTATATTTTCTTTATTCTTTATTTTATTAGCTGCATGCGGGGCTGGCAATGCAGAAACCTCCGAAGGAAAGACCAAAACAGCTAGTGAAACAAAACAGGAGACATTAAATGCTACAACTGATTCTGTAGCACTAAAGGGACACACGGTTATGATTGATCCTGGACACGGCGGAAGAGATCCAGGTTCCGTAGAGTCTAACGTTGTACATGAAAAAGATTTAATTACGAATACGTCAGATGCGATAAAAAAAGCATTACGAAATGCTGGAGCTAATGTTATAATGACAAGGACAGAAGATGAAAAAGTATCGTTAGAAGATAGAAGGAACATGAGTAATGAAGAATCACCAGAGGCTTTTATCAGTGTTCATTACAATACATTTACTGATCCAAGTGTAAGTGGTTTTAGTACGTATTATTTTTCTAAGGAAAAGGATCATCAGTTAGCGCAGAGTATTAATCAGTCACTTACAGCAGCTATTGAATTACGAGATCGGGGAGTCAAGGAAAATAATTATTTTGTATTGAATGATAACGATGCACCATCTATCCTGTTAGAGTTAGGTTTTATGAGTAATCCAGAAGAATTAGCAACCATACAGTCTGAGGAATATAATCAAATAGTGGGTGCTGCAATTGTAGATGGATTGAAAAACTATTTTGAAGCAAGCTAGAATGCTTCCATCTAGGGACGTTTCGAAGGAGAGGAAATTATGAAACGGAAACATATCATCACCTTTATTGTTTTATTGCTTATGTTTATATTTACATCAGCATGTACGAATAACGATAAAGAAGAATCAACTCATTCCAATGATGAAAAAAACGGTGAAACAAATCAGAGCTTACAGCTT
This genomic interval from Virgibacillus pantothenticus contains the following:
- a CDS encoding N-acetylmuramoyl-L-alanine amidase family protein, with translation MKQRNIFKFIIFSLFFILLAACGAGNAETSEGKTKTASETKQETLNATTDSVALKGHTVMIDPGHGGRDPGSVESNVVHEKDLITNTSDAIKKALRNAGANVIMTRTEDEKVSLEDRRNMSNEESPEAFISVHYNTFTDPSVSGFSTYYFSKEKDHQLAQSINQSLTAAIELRDRGVKENNYFVLNDNDAPSILLELGFMSNPEELATIQSEEYNQIVGAAIVDGLKNYFEAS